The Anopheles coluzzii chromosome 2, AcolN3, whole genome shotgun sequence genome window below encodes:
- the LOC120950253 gene encoding transcription initiation factor TFIID subunit 2 produces the protein MHYFDPFQDICQGETKNKSLEFFSKSHLDVARQTDADENKGELVIVVPPEAKHLISEGRGVRIGIEFSLEDPPGGVHFVIPEGEGTMEERAAHMFTYGHENSSRMWFPCIDSYAEPCTWKLEFTVDKTMTAVSCGELVEVVMTPDLQRKTYHYVVSVPVCAPNIALAVGPFEIFVDPHMHEVTHFCLPQLMPLLKNTVRYLHEAFEFYEEALSTRYPFSCYKQVFVDEIDNECNAYATMTLLSTHLLHSIAIIDQTFHSRKVMSKAIAEQFFGCFITMENWSDAWLARGIAEYLCGLNSKKCFGNNAYRSWIRDELDEVVRYEEKYGGIILDCSQAPAPPAVSAINNSPAAPQKAYNDNPFYFPIKNLHTMSPKYIELMRKKSHLVIRMLEHRIGQELLLQVFNKQLALASNAAGTKIGSGLWGHMLISTNVFSKAIFTVTGKDMSVFIDQWVRTGGHAKFTMTSVFNSKRNTIELEIRQDCVNQRGVRKYVGPLLIQLQELDGTFKHTLQIENIIVKSDITCHSKSRRNKKKKIPLCTGEEVDMDLSPMAESPVLWIRLDPEMTLLRSVNIEQPDFQWQFQLRHERDVTAQLEAIKALEKYATPQTRLALTDTIESERVFYEVRCQAAICLTKVANAMVTSWQGPPAMLTIFKKFFGSFSAPHIIRQNNFTNFQHYFLQKTIPVAMAGLRTAHGICPPEVIRFLLDLFKYNDNSKNHYSDNYYRAALVEALGNTITPVISVVHQGRALSSENLSQDAKLVLEEVTRILNLEKHLPSYKYTVSIACLKVIRKLQKCGHLPTNPKIYRSYAAYGQYIDVRLAAMECLVDYVKIDGRWEDLEHLMELLETDPDPMARHQLGRCMIEALPFDKSNRHRLDREALALRIWENMNSKLSHDTRLRCDMVDLYYTLYGVRMPACLSNQELGSILRAQKPSSGFGYSDRGGSRRSSPAPDDAMPLAPYTIPKRDRSATPEPADVKESFDMIEIGDTKVMIPRSRDGSPYDDAESRAREEQEDNERVARENQRIIETVEASIKKEAGETGNKSMEQVKEEVIDLDDNDPPSGVLEKEPPSKKIKAEFYSDNSISLPGISMGSSKGAGGPTGFEPGMFGKAGMANESSAAVDPNSSKTDGSKKKKKKDKKKHKHKHKHKHNKDKDRERDREKDKERGGGDRDRDKGKDKKDPNIVRVIREETQETLSSADSSSRDSNPTTLDLTL, from the exons ATGCACTACTTCGACCCGTTCCAGGACATTTGCCAGGGCGAGACGAAGAACAAGTCGCTGGAGTTTTTCTCCAAAAGCCACCTGGACGTGGCCCGGCAAACGGACGCGGACGAGAACAAGGGCGAGCTGGTGATCGTGGTGCCGCCGGAAGCGAAGCACCTGATCTCGGAGGGACGCGGCGTCCGCATCGGGATCGAGTTTTCGCTCGAAGATCCGCCGGGCGGCGTGCACTTTGTCATCCCGGAGGGCGAGGGCACGATGGAAGAGCGAGCGGCGCACATGTTCACCTACGGGCACGAGAACTCGTCGCGCATGTGGTTCCCCTGCATCGACAGCTACGCGGAACCGTGCACCTGGAAGCTGGAGTTTACCGTGGACAAAACGATGACGGCCGTGTCGTGCGGCGAGCTGGTGGAGGTGGTCATGACACCGGACTTGCAGCGCAAAACGTACCACTATGTGGTGTCGGTGCCGGTTTGCGCCCCGAACATTGCGCTGGCGGTCGGGCCGTTCGAGATCTTCGTCGATCCGCACATGCACGAGGTGACGCACTTCTGTCTGCCGCAGCTGATGCCGCTGCTGAAGAACACGGTGCGCTACCTGCACGAGGCGTTCGAGTTTTACGAGGAGGCGCTGTCGACGCGCTATCCCTTCTCCTGCTACAAGCAGGTCTTTGTGGACGAGATCGACAACGAGTGCAATGCGTACGCGACGATGACGTTGCTGTCGACGCATCTGCTCCACTCGATCGCGATCATCGATCAGACGTTCCACTCGCGCAAGGTGATGTCGAAAGCGATCGCGGAGCAGTTCTTCGGCTGCTTCATCACGATGGAAAACTGGTCGGATGCGTGGTTGGCGCGCGGCATTGCCGAGTACCTGTGCGGGCTGAACTCGAAGAAGTGCTTCGGCAACAATGCGTACCGCAGCTGGATCCGGGACGAGCTGGACGAGGTGGTGCGGTACGAGGAGAAGTACGGGGGGATCATACTGGACTGCAGCCAGGCGCCGGCACCGCCCGCCGTGTCGGCCATCAACAACTCGCCGGCCGCGCCGCAGAAAGCGTACAACGACAATCCGTTCTACTTCCCCATCAAGAATCTGCACACGATGTCGCCGAAGTACATTGAGCTGATGCGCAAAAAGTCACACCTGGTCATACGGATGCTGGAGCACCGGATCGGgcaggagctgctgctgcaggtgtTCAACAAGCAGCTGGCGCTGGCGTCGAACGCGGCCGGCACGAAGATTGGCAGCGGGCTGTGGGGCCACATGCTGATCTCGACGAACGTCTTCTCGAAGGCGATCTTCACGGTGACGGGCAAGGACATGTCGGTGTTTATCGATCAGTGGGTGCGGACGGGCGGGCATGCCAAGTTTACGATGACGTCGGTGTTTAACTCGAAGCGTAACACGATCGAGCTGGAAATTCGGCAGGACTGCGTGAACCAGCGCGGGGTGCGGAAGTACGTCGGTCCGCTGCTGATTCAGCTGCAGGAGCTCGACGGTACGTTTAAGCACACGCTGCAGATCGAGAACATCATCGTCAAGTCGGACATTACGTGCCACTCGAAGAGCCGGCgcaataagaagaaaaagattcCACTCTGCACGGGGGAGGAGGTGGACATGGATCTGTCTCCGATGGC TGAATCTCCCGTCCTGTGGATACGGCTCGATCCGGAAATGACGCTGCTGCGCTCCGTCAACATCGAGCAGCCCGACTTCCAGTGGCAGTTCCAGCTGCGCCACGAACGCGACGTAACGGCCCAGCTGGAGGCGATTAAAGCGCTGGAAAAGTACGCCACGCCACAGACACGCCTCGCCCTGACCGACACGATCGAAAGCGAGCGGGTGTTTTACGAGGTCCGCTGTCAGGCGGCCATCTGCCTGACGAAGGTCGCGAACGCCATGGTCACGTCGTGGCAGGGACCGCCCGCGATGCTCACGATCTTTAAGAAGTTTTTCGGCTCGTTCAGCGCGCCGCACATCATACGGCAGAACAACTTTACCAACTTTCAGCATTACTTCCTGCAGAAGACGATCCCGGTGGCGATGGCGGGCCTGCGGACGGCCCACGGCATCTGTCCGCCCGAGGTGATCCGGTTCCTGCTCGATCTGTTCAAGTACAACGACAATTCGAAGAACCACTACTCGGACAACTACTACCGGGCGGCGCTGGTAGAGGCGCTGGGCAACACGATCACGCCGGTCATCTCGGTGGTGCATCAGGGACGGGCACTTTCGTCGGAGAATCTGTCTCAAGATGCCAA GCTGGTGTTGGAGGAAGTGACGAGAATTCTTAATCTGGAGAAGCACCTACCATCGTACAAGTACACCGTGTCGATCGCGTGCCTGAAGGTGATCCGCAAGCTGCAAAAGTGTGGCCATCTACCGACGAACCCGAAGATCTATCGCAGCTACGCCGCCTACGGCCAGTACATCGATGTACGTCTGGCCGCGATGGAGTGTTTGGTCGATTACGTCAAGATCGATGGCCGGTGGGAGGATCTAGAGCATCTGATGGAGCTGCTCGAGACAGATCCCGACCCGATGGCTCGCCATCAGCTCGGCCGGTGCATGATCGAGGCACTGCCGTTCGATAAATCGAACCGGCACCGTCTGGACCGGGAAGCGCTTGCGCTGCGCATTTGGGAAAACATGAA ttCGAAGCTATCGCACGACACACGGCTCCGGTGCGATATGGTCGATCTCTACTACACGCTGTACGGTGTGCGAATGCCGGCCTGCCTGTCCAACCAGGAGCTTGGGTCGATTCTGCGCGCCCAGAAACCTTCGTCCGGCTTCGGGTACTCCGATCGGGGTGGCAGCCGGCGTAGCTCCCCTGCCCCGGACGACGCGATGCCCCTCGCGCCGTACACGATCCCGAAGCGCGATCGGTCCGCCACACCCGAGCCGGCCGACGTGAAGGAATCGTTCGATATGATCGAGATCGGCGACACGAAGGTGATGATACCGCGCAGCCGCGACGGCTCACCGTACGACGATGCGGAGAGCCGCGCGcgggaggagcaggaggacaATGAGCGGGTGGCGCGGGAAAACCAGCGCATCATCGAGACGGTCGAGGCGAGCATCAAGAAGGAGGCCGGCGAGACGGGCAACAAGTCGATGGAGCAGGTGAAGGAGGAGGTTATCGATCTGGACGACAACGATCCGCCGTCCGGTGTGCTCGAGAAGGAACCGCCGTCGAAGAAGATCAAGGCAGAGTTCTACTCGGACAACTCGATCTCGCTGCCGGGCATTAGCATGGGCAGCTCGAAGGGAGCGGGCGGGCCGACCGGCTTCGAGCCGGGCATGTTCGGCAAGGCGGGAATGGCGAACGAATCTTCCGCAGCGGTCGATCCGAACAGCTCCAAGACGGATGGTAGCAAG aaaaagaaaaagaaggacaAGAAGAAGCATAAgcacaagcacaaacacaagcacaacaAGGACAAGGACCGGGAGCGGGACCGGGAGAAGGATAAGGAGCGGGGCGGGGGTGATCGCGACCGGGACAAGGGCAAGGACAAGAAGGATCCCAACATTGTGCGGGTGATACGGGAGGAAACGCAGGAAACGCTCAGCTCGGCCGACAGCTCCAGCCGGGACAGCAATCCGACGACGCTCGACTTGACGCTCTAA
- the LOC120952555 gene encoding uncharacterized protein LOC120952555 — MATTKSKASELTAVVNSATALQPSPIIQKISPNGNCTADVSFEAYKQPKNRSKRRSFSPMVHQDRIPSPELSPIELSQTFRISPRMNTPRATERQDVVGKTYLLAKPIRPQYKRSPKEDEVYVVTPVAKRELEHRICVSNILKDMGLEKYIRIFTKEEINFDVFLTLCEKDLHEIGIHCQEDIEKILAKIADYNMGVEG, encoded by the exons ATGGCTACTACAAAATCTAAAG CGAGCGAGTTGACCGCTGTGGTAAATTCCGCAACCGCACTGCAACCGTCACCGATCATACAGAAGATCTCCCCGAACGGCAACTGCACCGCGGACGTTTCGTTCGAGGCGTACAAGCAGCCGAAGAATCGTTCGAAACGGCGCAGCTTCTCGCCGATGGTACACCAGGACCGGATACCGTCACCGGAGCTGTCGCCGATCGAGCTAAGCCAAACGTTCCGCATCTCGCCCCGTATGAACACACCGAGAGCTACGGAGCGTCAGGACGTGGTGGGCAAGACGTACCTGTTGGCCAAACCGATtcg TCCTCAGTACAAACGATCGCCAAAGGAGGATGAAGTGTACGTGGTGACACCGGTGGCCAAGCGTGAACTGGAGCATCGCATCTGCGTGTCGAACATACTGAAGGACATGGGTCTGGAGAAGTACATACGCATCTTCACGAAGGAGGAAATCAACTTCGACGTATTTCTGACCCTGTGCGAGAAGGATCTGCACGAGATCGGCATCCACTGCCAGGAGGACATCGAGAAGATACTGGCCAAAATTGCCGACTACAACATGGGCGTGGAAGGCTAG
- the LOC120951272 gene encoding ETS homologous factor, which yields MQVESATKWRVPPLDLSAVSVLTNEAERRWNHGSGNGANNNGSNGGTTNLNGRGDSGTGGHTQTSAKKVQYGADGLPVDPRDWTRANVWTWLINLAQSEGLDISPELAQKFPMNGKALCLMSLDMYLSRVPIGGKMLYRDFRVRLARAMSL from the coding sequence ATGCAGGTGGAAAGTGCAACGAAATGGCGCGTCCCACCACTGGACCTGTCCGCCGTCAGCGTGCTCACGAACGAGGCGGAAAGGCGCTGGAATCACGGCTCGGGCAACGGTGCCAACAACAACGGTAGCAACGGTGGCACAACAAACCTTAATGGGCGCGGCGATTCCGGCACGGGCGGACACACGCAAACCAGCGCCAAGAAGGTCCAGTACGGAGCGGATGGGCTGCCAGTTGATCCGCGGGACTGGACGCGCGCGAACGTGTGGACGTGGCTGATCAATCTGGCCCAATCGGAGGGGCTCGACATCAGTCCCGAGCTGGCGCAGAAGTTCCCCATGAACGGGAAGGCCCTATGCCTGATGAGTCTCGATATGTACCTGAGCCGCGTGCCGATCGGTGGCAAGATGCTGTACCGTGACTTCCGCGTCCGGTTGGCAAGGGCGATGAGCTTATGA
- the LOC120952553 gene encoding augmin complex subunit dgt5: MDEIMRFKAWATKLGCPPEKIPPDETLKKSFRGEQSTMFHHIMEKVRSRQEIEAMRRNVLAHKLQIYKKMDSIVANASFNTLPVELQRYMKMQKLKKKIDETRHRIKQSVGSFDSFNLQIKEKNIQKLQLMNKQEELYAKVSLYLAHETTLKASLEKEAQLAQRIERIMPIKRSDTCRPDTAEKAIERCIELLAQFYDSFQEQNQEAGCALQEKLWADLREALRGIPNHLLWNVLLAIKDRHLREIAEHENRRDETEHGVTLSDLDLLQTSMTKMYTSHVNVFLDVVSSRNKVNAARVEYLAKYTPSANELEAKMALLNVMDDEAEEALEEYLVQWNSREYNQGQIDYMVRECERKRQELHAYTQRVQNHEQLLGQLRGIYGQIEEISKHMEAELHQVRQIKQKVHYTKYVCQHTVHTMRQKSGNNHNTLNLSDHSFSRMDGTMLGGVGGTGGPTYSPAVLPSFVRELEVFRQIPIAKYVSHSKTVLLSVEPNPAIFFELPAVLALLPCTGVSAEVSLKQFAELQELEQHAQGSTVDSCTVVAPACDHEQLEQRWKSNHGKICELLDKIETLTNSSRQTMDRVRLYYNFALANNLRKFVPPTKLFNGRSYREYENEYLMYYRMIYGFGAN, from the exons ATGGATGAAATAATGCGCTTCAAAGCGTGGGCAACAAAGCTCGGCTGCCCGCCGGAAAAGATTCCACCCGATGAGACGCTGAAAAA GTCGTTCCGGGGCGAGCAGAGCACCATGTTTCACCACATCATGGAAAAAGTGCGCTCGCGGCAAGAAATTGAAGCGATGCGAAGAAATGTGCTAGCACACAAGCTGCAAATTTATAAGAAAATGGACAGCATTGTGGCG AATGCATCCTTTAACACACTGCCCGTGGAGCTGCAGCGCTACATGAAGATGCAGAAGCTGAAGAAGAAAATTGACGAAACGCGACACCGTATAAAGCAGTCGGTTGGAAGCTTCGACTCGTTCAACTTACAAATCAAAGAGAAAA ACATCCAAAAGCTGCAGCTGATGAACAAGCAGGAAGAACTGTACGCCAAGGTGTCTCTGTACCTGGCCCACGAAACCACGCTGAAAGCCAGCCTCGAAAAGGAAGCCCAGCTTGCCCAACGCATCGAACGCATTATGCCCATCAAGCGCTCGGATACGTGCCGGCCAGACACGGCGGAAAAAGCTATCGAACGGTGCATCGAGCTGCTCGCACAGTTTTACGATAGCTTCCAGGAGCAGAACCAGGAGGCGGGCTGTGCGCTGCAGGAAAAGCTCTGGGCGGACCTGCGCGAAGCGTTGCGCGGCATTCCGAACCACCTGCTGTGGAACGTGCTGCTGGCGATTAAGGATCGGCATCTGCGCGAAATTGCCGAGCATGAGAACCGGCGCGACGAAACCGAACACGGCGTAACGCTGTCCGATCTCGATCTGCTGCAGACGAGCATGACCAAGATGTACACCAGCCACGTTAACGTGTTTCTCGACGTGGTTTCCAGCCGGAACAAGGtgaatgcggcccgcgtcGAGTACCTGGCCAAGTATACGCCGAGCGCGAACGAGCTGGAGGCCAAGATGGCCCTGCTGAACGTGATGGACGACGAGGCGGAGGAAGCGCTGGAAGAGTATCTGGTGCAGTGGAACTCGCGCGAGTACAACCAGGGCCAGATCGATTATATGGTGCGCGAGTGTGAGCGCAAGCGGCAGGAGCTGCACGCGTACACGCAGCGGGTGCAGAACCACGAGCAGCTGCTCGGCCAGCTGCGCGGCATTTACGGCCAGATCGAGGAAATATCCAAACACATGGAGGCGGAACTGCACCAGGTGCGACAGATCAAGCAAAAGGTACACTACACCAAGTACGTGTGCCAGCACACGGTCCACACGATGCGCCAGAAGAGTGGAAACAATCACAACACGCTCAACCTGAGCGATCATTCCTTCAGCCGAATGGACGGTACGATGCTGGGCGGAGTGGGTGGTACTGGCGGTCCCACTTACAGCCCGGCCGTACTGCCCTCGTTCGTCCGCGAGCTGGAAGTGTTCCGTCAGATCCCGATCGCAAAGTACGTTTCGCACTCGAAAACGGTTCTGCTCAGTGTGGAACCCAACCCGGCCATTTTCTTCGAGCTGCCGGCCGTACTGGCCCTTCTCCCTTGCACGGGTGTTAGTGCGGAAGTGTCACTGAAGCAGTTTGCCGAACTGCAGGAGCTAGAACAACACGCCCAGGGCTCGACCGTGGATTCGTGCACTGTAGTGGCACCGGCCTGCGACCACGAGCAGCTGGAGCAGCGATGGAAGTCGAACCATGGCAAGATTTGCGAGCTGCTCGATAAGATCGAAACGCTGACGAACAGCTCGCGCCAGACGATGGACAGGGTGCGGCTGTACTACAACTTTGCGCTTGCCAACAACTTGCGGAAGTTCGTGCCGCCGACAAAGCTGTTTAACGGCCGCAGCTACCGCGAGTACGAGAACGAGTACCTCATGTACTACCGGATGATTTATGGTTTCGGTGCGAACTGA